A portion of the Tistrella bauzanensis genome contains these proteins:
- the parA gene encoding ParA family partition ATPase codes for MILTIAQQKGGAGKTTLAAQLAGCWAARGRRVAVVDIDDQGSLARWAAWRAERSPERPAVTARALSGWRLDGELAGLDRDHDVVIVDTPPEAENDARRAVRAADLVLVPVQPNPFDVGATRPTLDLARAEKRPVLLILNRVAPRAKLAQTMIDAVMGLGMPVADTRFANRTGFAASLVDGLSVVEAEPRSAAAREVEALIAEIEAAVGR; via the coding sequence ATGATCCTGACCATCGCGCAGCAGAAGGGCGGTGCCGGCAAGACCACGCTGGCGGCACAACTGGCCGGATGCTGGGCCGCACGCGGCAGGCGTGTCGCGGTGGTCGACATCGATGATCAAGGCAGTCTGGCCCGCTGGGCCGCCTGGCGGGCCGAACGCAGCCCGGAACGGCCGGCGGTGACGGCGCGGGCACTGTCGGGCTGGCGGCTGGACGGCGAACTTGCCGGGCTGGATCGCGACCATGACGTGGTGATCGTCGATACCCCGCCTGAGGCCGAGAACGACGCCCGTCGTGCCGTTCGCGCCGCCGATCTGGTGCTGGTGCCGGTGCAGCCGAACCCGTTCGATGTGGGTGCTACCCGCCCGACGCTGGATCTGGCCCGGGCCGAAAAGCGGCCGGTCCTGCTGATTCTGAACCGGGTGGCGCCGCGGGCGAAACTGGCGCAGACCATGATCGATGCCGTGATGGGCCTGGGCATGCCGGTGGCCGATACCCGCTTTGCCAACCGCACCGGTTTCGCCGCATCGCTGGTCGACGGGCTGTCGGTGGTGGAAGCCGAGCCACGGTCTGCCGCTGCCCGTGAAGTGGAGGCGCTGATCGCCGAGATCGAGGCGGCGGTCGGCCGATAG
- a CDS encoding FAD-binding oxidoreductase, translated as MSPADRPAATARPAPSPDVLERMRAIVGPRGWRDDPAMMAPHLKEWRGLWTGHTPAVVMPGSTDEVAAVVGLAAEAGIAIIPQGGNTGLVGGGVPSEDGTELLVSLARMNRIRDIDPAGGSMIAEAGCILADVQTAAAEAGRLFPLSLASEGSARIGGLISTNAGGVHVLRYGSMRDLVLGLEVVLPDGRIWHGLRRLRKDNTGYALRHLFAGAEGTLGIITAAALTLAPMPRHRAAAFVALPSADAALDLFARARDHAGDLLEAFELINAMPLGFALRHLPGMMHPLPSADGPWFVLIELAGPIPLDDLLEDLLAEALEAGMVEDAALARSEAQRHGFWSLREGLSEAQKHEGASIKHDVSVPVSDVPALITRGTALVLSIVPGARLCPFGHMGDGNIHFNVSRPLDMSDQDFLARWDEIAHAVHDLVAELGGSFSAEHGVGRLKTADLRRYRSAVEVGLMERLKQVIDPAGIMSPGRVLDRG; from the coding sequence ATGTCCCCCGCCGACCGCCCCGCCGCCACTGCCCGCCCCGCCCCCTCTCCCGATGTTCTGGAGCGGATGCGTGCGATCGTCGGCCCCAGGGGCTGGCGGGACGATCCCGCCATGATGGCGCCGCATCTGAAGGAGTGGCGGGGGTTGTGGACCGGTCATACCCCGGCCGTGGTCATGCCGGGTAGTACCGACGAGGTCGCCGCGGTGGTCGGGCTGGCGGCCGAGGCTGGTATTGCCATCATACCCCAGGGCGGTAATACCGGTCTGGTCGGCGGCGGCGTCCCCAGCGAGGACGGCACCGAGCTTCTGGTCAGTCTGGCTCGTATGAACCGCATCCGCGACATCGACCCCGCCGGCGGCAGCATGATCGCCGAAGCCGGCTGCATCCTGGCCGATGTTCAGACTGCCGCCGCCGAGGCCGGACGGCTGTTCCCGCTCAGTCTGGCATCCGAAGGCAGCGCGCGGATCGGTGGGCTGATTTCGACCAATGCCGGCGGCGTGCATGTGCTGCGATACGGCAGCATGCGCGATCTGGTGCTGGGGTTGGAAGTGGTGCTGCCCGACGGGCGGATCTGGCACGGTCTGCGCCGGCTGCGCAAGGACAACACCGGCTATGCGCTCCGCCACCTGTTCGCCGGCGCCGAAGGCACGCTCGGCATCATCACCGCCGCCGCCCTGACCCTGGCACCGATGCCGCGCCATCGGGCCGCCGCCTTCGTGGCCCTGCCATCCGCCGATGCGGCGCTCGACCTGTTCGCCCGCGCCCGCGACCATGCCGGCGATCTGCTGGAAGCCTTCGAGCTGATCAACGCCATGCCGCTCGGCTTCGCGCTCCGCCACCTGCCCGGCATGATGCATCCGCTGCCATCCGCCGACGGGCCGTGGTTCGTGCTGATCGAACTGGCCGGCCCCATCCCCCTCGACGACCTGCTGGAAGACCTGTTGGCCGAGGCGCTGGAGGCCGGCATGGTGGAAGACGCCGCCCTCGCCCGATCCGAGGCCCAGCGTCACGGCTTCTGGAGCCTGCGCGAAGGCCTGTCGGAAGCCCAGAAGCATGAAGGCGCCAGCATCAAGCACGACGTGTCGGTGCCGGTGTCCGACGTACCGGCCCTGATCACCCGCGGCACGGCCCTGGTGCTGTCGATCGTGCCCGGCGCCCGGCTCTGCCCCTTCGGCCACATGGGCGACGGCAATATCCACTTCAATGTCAGCCGCCCGCTCGACATGTCCGACCAGGATTTCCTGGCACGCTGGGACGAGATCGCCCATGCGGTCCACGATCTGGTGGCGGAACTGGGCGGCAGCTTTTCAGCCGAACATGGCGTCGGCCGGCTGAAGACCGCCGATCTGCGCCGCTATCGCTCTGCGGTCGAGGTCGGCCTGATGGAACGGTTGAAGCAGGTGATCGACCCCGCCGGCATCATGTCACCCGGCCGGGTGCTCGACCGGGGCTGA
- a CDS encoding precorrin-2 dehydrogenase/sirohydrochlorin ferrochelatase family protein: MSHLLPLSLDLRRLAVAVAGAGPKALARVTMITDAGAIRPTVYAPGADTGFLAAVEALGAVPVDRLPDDDDLAALRLLFVADIDPPVARALHDRAEALKVLVNVEDVVPLCAAQVPSILRRGDLTIAVSTAGASPSLAIALKAELARLIGPEWAARTATIRKLRMALRGRGLAPAAVKAASDALIRDNGWLPLATAPAQANHVTDAASVDPVAAEDGPRRAKA; this comes from the coding sequence ATGAGCCATCTGCTGCCGCTGTCCCTGGATCTGCGCCGCCTCGCCGTGGCGGTGGCCGGTGCTGGCCCGAAGGCGCTGGCGCGGGTCACCATGATCACCGATGCCGGCGCCATCCGCCCCACAGTCTATGCGCCCGGTGCCGATACGGGCTTCCTTGCCGCGGTCGAGGCATTGGGAGCCGTGCCGGTCGACCGGCTGCCGGATGACGACGATCTGGCAGCGCTGCGGCTGCTGTTCGTGGCCGATATCGATCCGCCCGTCGCCCGTGCCCTGCACGACCGGGCCGAGGCGCTGAAAGTGCTGGTGAATGTCGAAGATGTGGTGCCGCTCTGTGCCGCCCAGGTGCCATCCATCCTGCGCCGGGGCGACCTGACCATTGCCGTCTCCACAGCCGGTGCCAGCCCCAGCCTGGCCATCGCGCTGAAGGCAGAGCTTGCCCGGCTGATCGGCCCGGAATGGGCGGCAAGGACCGCCACCATCCGCAAACTGCGCATGGCCTTGCGCGGCCGCGGGCTGGCCCCGGCCGCGGTTAAGGCCGCCTCCGACGCCCTGATCCGGGACAATGGCTGGCTCCCGCTCGCCACGGCACCCGCTCAGGCCAACCATGTTACCGACGCCGCATCAGTCGACCCTGTCGCCGCCGAGGATGGTCCCCGACGCGCGAAGGCCTGA
- a CDS encoding sensor histidine kinase: protein MRHAREQDLDRLIERALAAPADVRGGRMAGLDDHITSTHRPDWHAGAIAIRATPIGPETHCLDVVDLFIRDPALPALAVVDHHMKPIGLVGRTQLLYEFARPFIRDLYARRPIRELMTTAPLTIDEGLGIEGLGAEITAAGGGPFSAGFVVTSAGRYLGVGTALDVMRRLVARMAERNRALDLAVEEAERANAAKSAFLANMSHELRTPLNAVLGFSEIIMTQMLGAIGHPRYLEYVHDIHGSAEHLLSLINDLLDIAKADATGLPLDLEPLDPLMLAREAARMIAPRADQAGVNLVVDLPEHAASIRGDRRRLRQILLNLLSNAVKFTPAGGSVQLGFRADTVGRNVRFTVTDTGIGMSADEIPVALSRFGQIDSSLSRRHAGTGLGLPLSRTFAELHGGRLDIQSAVGQGTTIAVILPATTTPRSAADDMDDAGMDEIAGLDEIDILGAFTADQAP from the coding sequence ATGCGACATGCGCGGGAACAGGATCTCGACCGGCTGATCGAACGCGCGCTGGCCGCCCCGGCTGATGTCCGGGGGGGCCGCATGGCCGGCCTCGACGATCACATCACCTCGACCCACCGGCCGGACTGGCATGCCGGGGCCATTGCCATCCGGGCCACCCCGATCGGTCCGGAAACGCATTGCCTGGATGTCGTCGATCTTTTCATCCGCGATCCGGCATTGCCGGCACTGGCGGTGGTCGATCACCATATGAAGCCGATCGGGCTGGTCGGCCGCACCCAGCTGCTTTACGAATTCGCGCGGCCGTTCATCCGCGACCTCTATGCACGGCGCCCGATCCGCGAGTTGATGACCACCGCGCCCCTCACGATCGACGAGGGTCTGGGTATCGAAGGTCTGGGTGCCGAGATCACCGCCGCCGGCGGCGGTCCGTTCTCCGCCGGTTTCGTGGTCACCAGCGCCGGCCGCTATCTGGGGGTGGGAACGGCGCTCGACGTGATGCGCCGGCTGGTCGCCCGCATGGCCGAGCGCAACCGCGCGCTTGATCTGGCGGTCGAGGAGGCGGAGCGCGCCAACGCGGCGAAAAGCGCTTTCCTCGCCAATATGAGCCACGAACTGCGCACGCCGCTGAATGCGGTTCTGGGTTTCTCGGAAATCATCATGACCCAGATGCTGGGCGCCATCGGGCATCCCCGCTATCTGGAATATGTCCATGACATCCATGGCTCGGCCGAACATCTGCTGTCGCTGATCAACGACCTGCTTGATATCGCCAAGGCCGACGCCACCGGCCTGCCACTCGACCTGGAGCCGCTGGACCCGCTGATGCTGGCGCGAGAGGCTGCCCGCATGATCGCGCCGCGCGCCGATCAGGCCGGCGTCAATCTGGTGGTGGATCTGCCGGAGCATGCCGCCAGCATCCGCGGCGATCGCCGGCGGCTGCGCCAGATCCTGCTCAACCTGCTGTCGAACGCGGTCAAGTTCACCCCGGCGGGTGGCAGCGTGCAATTGGGTTTTCGGGCCGATACGGTCGGCCGCAATGTCCGCTTCACCGTCACCGATACCGGCATCGGCATGAGCGCCGACGAAATTCCGGTCGCCCTCAGCCGTTTCGGTCAGATCGACAGCAGTCTGTCGCGCCGCCATGCCGGCACCGGGCTGGGCCTGCCGCTGTCGCGCACCTTTGCCGAGCTTCATGGCGGCCGGCTCGACATTCAAAGCGCCGTCGGCCAGGGCACCACGATCGCCGTCATCCTTCCGGCCACGACGACACCCCGGTCGGCCGCGGATGACATGGACGACGCCGGAATGGACGAGATCGCCGGACTGGACGAGATCGACATCCTCGGCGCCTTTACAGCAGACCAAGCGCCCTGA
- a CDS encoding DUF1489 family protein, whose translation MTLHLVKLAVGVNSVEHLAALQTARLAEARDAGRPPVLVHVTRQMPRDVAGLLDGGSIYWVIRGLIAVRQRLTAIEPVEGGDGIRRCALVLDPQLVEVETVARRPHQGWRYLKPEDAPPDRRAGSVEGGDPALAAELRALGLL comes from the coding sequence ATGACGTTGCATCTTGTCAAACTGGCCGTCGGGGTCAACTCGGTCGAGCATCTGGCCGCCCTGCAGACCGCAAGGCTGGCCGAGGCCCGTGACGCCGGCCGGCCGCCGGTTCTGGTCCATGTCACCCGCCAGATGCCCCGCGATGTCGCCGGGCTGCTGGATGGCGGTTCGATCTATTGGGTGATCCGCGGCCTGATCGCCGTGCGCCAGCGCCTGACCGCCATCGAGCCGGTGGAGGGCGGCGACGGCATCCGCCGCTGTGCCCTGGTGCTGGACCCGCAACTGGTCGAGGTGGAGACGGTGGCGCGCAGACCCCATCAGGGCTGGCGCTATCTGAAGCCGGAAGACGCGCCGCCCGATCGCCGTGCCGGCAGCGTGGAAGGCGGCGATCCGGCGCTTGCCGCCGAACTCAGGGCGCTTGGTCTGCTGTAA
- the cysQ gene encoding 3'(2'),5'-bisphosphate nucleotidase CysQ, producing MPIDVATPRMPDAGLRDAAPLPMPALPDLAAVVALTRAAGQAIMTLYGPGIDCWTKSDDSPVTAADMAAHQVLSAGLAALTPDIPVISEEAVTAADLSHGAPAATFWLVDPLDGTREFLSRNGEFTVNAALIHDGRPVMGVVGIPATGRIYAGGPDGAVVIEPSGTTMAITVRPVPDDGAVALVSRSHADRRTGDWLAAHGITRSRAAGSSLKLCLIAEGLADVYPRLGRTMEWDIAAGHAVLAAAGGHVDRLMDGLPLGYGKPGLDNPDFIARGGWQSAAAI from the coding sequence ATGCCGATCGATGTCGCCACCCCCCGCATGCCCGATGCCGGCCTGCGGGACGCAGCCCCACTGCCGATGCCCGCCCTGCCGGATCTGGCGGCGGTCGTGGCACTGACGCGTGCGGCCGGTCAGGCGATCATGACGCTCTATGGGCCGGGCATCGATTGCTGGACCAAATCCGATGACAGCCCGGTGACCGCGGCCGATATGGCCGCGCATCAGGTGCTGTCGGCCGGGCTTGCCGCCCTCACGCCCGACATTCCGGTGATCAGCGAAGAGGCGGTCACCGCCGCAGACCTCTCGCATGGGGCACCGGCCGCGACCTTCTGGCTGGTCGACCCGCTCGACGGCACCCGGGAATTCCTCAGCCGCAACGGCGAATTCACCGTCAATGCCGCGCTGATCCACGATGGCCGTCCGGTGATGGGCGTGGTCGGCATCCCCGCCACGGGCCGGATCTATGCCGGCGGCCCCGATGGTGCCGTGGTCATCGAGCCCTCGGGCACAACCATGGCCATCACCGTCCGGCCGGTGCCCGATGACGGCGCCGTGGCCCTGGTCAGCCGCAGCCATGCCGACCGGCGCACCGGCGACTGGCTGGCGGCCCATGGCATCACCCGCAGCCGCGCCGCCGGTTCAAGCCTGAAGCTGTGCCTGATCGCCGAGGGGCTGGCCGATGTCTATCCCCGGCTGGGCCGCACCATGGAATGGGACATTGCCGCCGGCCATGCCGTGCTCGCCGCCGCCGGCGGTCATGTCGACCGGCTGATGGACGGGCTGCCGCTCGGCTATGGCAAGCCCGGCCTGGACAATCCCGATTTCATCGCCCGCGGCGGCTGGCAGTCCGCAGCCGCCATATGA
- a CDS encoding methyl-accepting chemotaxis protein, whose translation MTIRRKLMIGFAVLLVLAVAGFGAAVVALDRAGHGLALYKDDIAAARAMAAAEAELTAAGAAADLLVATGDPARLDAFRGHVRAAEGHIDRLGSASDAVSTATAAFAAAVEDLATVELARAGLWRDRMEPAFKQSEAGLTDIIRDSYIDQDIQSAYQAAVIQRFLLTAREEAGLFIASGDAAHADAMDAALAETRRAILSLELKMMHPGRLETLSAIAAARKTLADDAKTLRSLGEQVATRRADAVDLLGPRAASLLAASRQDLTSAADSRGATEAAATEDTRFMMIALAVVAAVAALLAGLLIGRAVTRPIGGMRAVLARAADGDLVAERADGTTHASQRRDEIGAMARDLDHMLARLRGDLGRVRGVGASLAVRSRDLDRMGGRLGMAADETDARAAGARDAAGQAMGVLSGLGSVAEELSASAAAASDAVQRIVDANRNLDGHARAVTDAMQAAVAEGRAVGQVVADGAAAARNATRSVGRLDESSRGIGSVNQLILDIAQQTHMLALNAQIEAARAGEAGRGFAVVAAEVKRLAAQSADAAENIGAKIVASQSVVGEVVAAMTDLETRISRIEAGMERIAEAVRRADGAAVAIAGAVSDQAGAASEIAGSSAEVAHAAGEVAQAVADARNAGDLMTRELDALHAASAANRAAARTSAEAAAELIGDADQLARMVEGFRIDAVDAGTAETTAVPATRDAAAPAEIAAPAATLDRPAISRSAIDQAAIDQAGTIAMPQPARATMPHRQPASGSGRPLPLKAAAMADRD comes from the coding sequence ATGACCATCCGTCGCAAGCTCATGATCGGCTTTGCCGTTCTGCTGGTTCTGGCCGTCGCCGGCTTCGGTGCGGCGGTCGTGGCGCTCGACCGGGCTGGACACGGCCTGGCACTGTACAAGGACGACATCGCCGCCGCGCGCGCGATGGCTGCCGCCGAAGCAGAATTGACGGCCGCCGGTGCTGCCGCCGACCTGCTGGTGGCAACCGGCGATCCGGCACGACTGGACGCCTTCCGCGGCCATGTCCGGGCGGCCGAGGGCCATATCGACAGACTGGGCAGTGCCTCGGACGCGGTATCCACGGCAACTGCCGCCTTTGCGGCCGCGGTCGAGGATCTGGCAACGGTGGAACTGGCCCGCGCGGGGCTGTGGCGCGACCGGATGGAGCCGGCCTTCAAGCAGTCGGAAGCCGGGCTGACCGACATCATCCGCGACAGCTATATCGATCAGGACATTCAATCGGCCTATCAGGCGGCGGTGATCCAGCGCTTCCTGCTGACCGCGCGCGAGGAAGCCGGGCTGTTCATCGCCTCAGGCGATGCCGCCCATGCCGATGCGATGGATGCGGCGCTGGCCGAGACACGGCGCGCGATCCTGTCGCTGGAACTGAAGATGATGCATCCAGGCCGGCTGGAGACGCTGTCGGCGATCGCCGCCGCCCGCAAGACCCTGGCCGATGATGCCAAGACCCTGCGCAGCCTGGGCGAACAGGTGGCGACCCGGCGGGCCGATGCCGTCGATCTGCTAGGCCCGCGTGCGGCCAGCCTGCTGGCGGCAAGCCGCCAGGATCTGACATCGGCTGCCGACAGCCGTGGCGCCACCGAAGCTGCCGCCACCGAAGACACCCGGTTCATGATGATCGCGCTGGCGGTGGTGGCCGCCGTGGCCGCCCTGCTGGCAGGGCTGCTGATCGGCCGCGCCGTGACCCGCCCGATCGGCGGCATGCGCGCGGTTCTGGCCCGCGCCGCCGATGGCGATCTGGTTGCGGAGCGTGCCGATGGCACCACCCATGCCAGCCAGCGCCGGGACGAGATCGGCGCGATGGCGCGGGATCTGGACCATATGCTGGCGCGGCTGCGCGGCGATCTGGGCCGGGTGCGTGGCGTGGGCGCCTCTCTTGCCGTCCGTTCGCGCGATCTGGACCGGATGGGCGGCCGGCTGGGCATGGCCGCCGATGAGACCGATGCCCGCGCCGCCGGCGCGCGTGATGCCGCCGGTCAGGCGATGGGCGTGCTGTCGGGGCTGGGGTCGGTCGCCGAGGAATTGAGCGCCAGCGCCGCCGCCGCATCCGATGCGGTCCAGCGGATCGTGGATGCCAACCGCAATCTCGACGGCCATGCCCGGGCGGTGACCGACGCCATGCAGGCGGCGGTCGCCGAGGGCCGCGCCGTGGGCCAGGTGGTCGCCGATGGCGCCGCCGCCGCCCGGAACGCCACCCGCTCGGTGGGACGGCTGGACGAATCCAGCCGCGGCATCGGATCGGTCAATCAACTCATCCTCGACATCGCCCAGCAGACCCACATGCTGGCGCTGAACGCCCAGATCGAAGCCGCCCGCGCCGGCGAGGCCGGCCGCGGCTTCGCCGTGGTGGCCGCAGAGGTCAAGCGGCTTGCCGCCCAGTCGGCCGACGCCGCCGAGAATATCGGCGCCAAGATCGTCGCCAGCCAATCGGTGGTCGGCGAGGTCGTGGCCGCCATGACCGATCTGGAAACCCGCATCAGCCGTATCGAGGCCGGCATGGAGCGGATTGCCGAAGCCGTGCGCCGCGCCGATGGTGCCGCGGTCGCCATTGCCGGTGCCGTGTCGGATCAGGCCGGCGCCGCCAGCGAGATTGCCGGCAGCAGCGCCGAGGTGGCCCATGCCGCCGGCGAGGTCGCCCAGGCGGTGGCCGATGCACGCAATGCCGGCGATCTGATGACGCGGGAACTGGACGCGTTGCATGCGGCATCCGCCGCCAACCGCGCCGCCGCCCGCACCAGCGCCGAGGCCGCGGCCGAGTTGATCGGCGATGCCGACCAACTGGCCCGGATGGTCGAAGGCTTCCGAATCGACGCGGTCGACGCCGGGACTGCCGAGACCACAGCCGTGCCGGCGACGCGCGACGCGGCTGCCCCGGCCGAGATTGCCGCACCGGCAGCGACCCTCGATCGGCCGGCGATCAGCCGGTCGGCTATCGACCAGGCGGCTATCGACCAGGCGGGCACCATCGCCATGCCCCAGCCGGCGCGCGCGACCATGCCACACCGCCAGCCGGCCAGCGGCAGCGGCCGGCCGCTGCCGCTGAAGGCAGCGGCGATGGCCGATCGCGACTGA
- a CDS encoding L-threonylcarbamoyladenylate synthase, protein MTNHTEDPASAGTTASAVGDAARTVPATRRLRVAAHGTGDDDTAIVDQAPIDQVTIDQAASLLRSGALVAFPTETVYGLGADATSDAAVAAVYAAKGRPSRNPLIVHAADADAALALVRADERAVRLAAAFWPGPLTMVMPRRPDCPIADAATAGGPTLAVRVPALTVARRLIRAAGRPLVGPSANRSGHVSPTTADHVLADLDGRIAAVLDAGPCRVGVESTVIDLSGPLLRVLRPGAVTLSMLRRVIGADAVDGAPAIDGGRDDGHTALPSPGMLGSHYAPRRQVRLNAAAPLPGHREVLLAFGPPPAGFAAVLPLSVNADPVEAARRLYARLREADALDDIDGIAVAPLDRRPAAAGNADAADLLGALGDRLGRAAAPRPQASMPAGPQAGLAGETPRDRHHTDIKPA, encoded by the coding sequence GTGACCAACCATACCGAAGATCCGGCATCCGCCGGCACGACCGCATCCGCCGTAGGCGATGCCGCCCGCACGGTCCCGGCCACCCGCCGGTTGCGGGTCGCCGCCCATGGCACCGGTGACGACGATACCGCCATTGTCGATCAGGCGCCCATCGATCAGGTGACCATCGATCAGGCGGCGTCTCTGCTGCGGTCAGGGGCGCTGGTGGCGTTTCCAACCGAGACGGTCTATGGGCTGGGTGCCGATGCCACCTCGGATGCGGCTGTGGCCGCGGTCTATGCGGCCAAAGGGCGGCCGTCGCGCAACCCACTGATCGTTCATGCGGCCGATGCCGATGCCGCCCTGGCGCTGGTGCGGGCCGATGAGCGCGCGGTCCGGCTTGCCGCGGCCTTCTGGCCCGGACCGCTGACCATGGTGATGCCACGCCGGCCAGACTGCCCGATTGCCGATGCCGCCACGGCCGGCGGACCGACGCTTGCCGTGCGTGTGCCGGCTCTGACCGTGGCCCGCCGCCTGATCCGCGCCGCGGGCCGGCCGCTCGTCGGGCCCAGCGCCAATCGCTCCGGTCATGTCAGCCCCACCACCGCCGATCATGTCCTGGCCGATCTCGATGGCCGGATCGCCGCCGTGCTCGATGCCGGCCCCTGCCGGGTCGGCGTCGAATCGACCGTCATCGACCTCAGCGGACCGCTGCTGCGGGTGCTGCGGCCCGGTGCCGTCACCCTCTCGATGCTGCGCCGGGTGATCGGGGCGGATGCGGTTGACGGTGCACCCGCCATTGATGGTGGCCGCGACGACGGCCACACTGCCTTGCCGTCACCCGGCATGCTGGGCAGCCATTATGCGCCGCGCCGCCAGGTGCGGCTGAATGCTGCGGCGCCGCTTCCCGGACATCGCGAGGTTCTGCTGGCCTTCGGTCCGCCGCCGGCCGGCTTTGCCGCCGTGCTGCCGCTGTCGGTCAACGCCGATCCGGTGGAAGCCGCGCGCCGGCTCTATGCCCGGCTGCGTGAAGCCGATGCCCTCGACGACATCGATGGCATCGCGGTCGCACCGCTCGACCGGCGGCCGGCGGCCGCCGGCAATGCCGATGCGGCCGATCTGCTCGGCGCGCTCGGCGACCGGCTCGGCCGGGCCGCCGCACCGCGACCACAGGCATCGATGCCGGCCGGCCCGCAGGCGGGCCTCGCCGGGGAAACGCCACGCGACCGTCATCACACCGACATCAAGCCGGCATAG
- a CDS encoding phosphoadenylyl-sulfate reductase, with product MRLLDTVPASPSAPVATNPLYDDLSFRLGRLDGVELIAAAAFGPLGGKLALVSSFGTEAAVLLHMISRVDRDLQVIFLETGMLFPETLAYRDQLIDRLGLRNVRSETPDPVEHAREDPTDELWMTDTDRCCAFRKVRPLARALSEVDGWISGLKRHHGGGRAAVMPVERDGRRVKLNPLAFWGHDQVLAYFAANDLPRHPLEAQGYASIGCIPCTSRSRPGEGLRSGRWVGQGKTECGIHTMTGDGAGI from the coding sequence ATGCGCCTGCTCGACACCGTGCCTGCCTCCCCCTCCGCCCCGGTCGCCACCAATCCGCTCTACGACGATCTCAGCTTCCGCCTCGGCCGTCTCGACGGGGTCGAGTTGATCGCGGCCGCGGCCTTCGGGCCGCTCGGCGGCAAGCTGGCGCTGGTATCGTCTTTCGGCACCGAGGCCGCCGTGCTGCTGCACATGATCTCGCGCGTCGACCGCGACCTGCAGGTGATCTTCCTTGAAACCGGCATGCTGTTCCCGGAAACCCTCGCCTATCGCGACCAGTTGATCGACCGTCTGGGCCTGCGCAATGTCCGCTCGGAAACCCCGGATCCGGTCGAACATGCCCGCGAAGACCCCACCGATGAATTGTGGATGACCGATACCGACCGGTGTTGCGCCTTCCGCAAGGTGCGGCCGCTGGCCCGGGCGTTGTCAGAGGTCGATGGCTGGATTTCGGGGCTGAAACGCCATCATGGCGGCGGCCGCGCGGCGGTGATGCCGGTGGAACGCGACGGCCGCCGGGTGAAGCTGAACCCGCTTGCCTTCTGGGGCCACGATCAGGTGCTGGCTTATTTCGCCGCCAACGATCTGCCGCGCCATCCGCTGGAAGCGCAGGGCTATGCCTCGATCGGCTGCATCCCCTGCACCAGCCGGTCGCGCCCGGGGGAAGGCTTGCGCAGTGGCCGCTGGGTCGGCCAGGGCAAGACCGAATGCGGTATCCACACCATGACCGGCGACGGCGCCGGCATCTGA
- a CDS encoding regulatory protein RecX → MTGADDGNRGDDVAPDLTAHSRLLNRLVASITASAGRHPASRADLERRARNRLTRWPEAGDLAPDVAAALIARALDKAATAGLVDDDAYARLRARSLRNRGRPRAGIARDLSLRGLAPERIETTLSDMAEDEGGADDRLGAIAYARRRRLGPWRPEGARDAMRQRDIAAMARAGYFPDLARRVIDAVEPAELDAWAADPDDLPERRRPGSSGDRD, encoded by the coding sequence ATGACCGGGGCCGATGACGGCAATCGGGGCGACGATGTCGCGCCCGATCTCACCGCACATAGCCGGCTGCTCAATCGCCTTGTCGCCTCGATAACCGCCAGCGCCGGCCGCCATCCGGCCAGCCGCGCCGATCTGGAACGCCGCGCCCGCAACCGGCTCACCCGCTGGCCGGAAGCCGGCGACCTCGCACCGGACGTCGCAGCAGCTCTGATTGCCCGCGCGCTCGACAAGGCCGCCACAGCCGGTCTGGTCGACGACGACGCCTATGCCCGGCTCAGGGCGCGCAGCCTGCGCAATCGCGGCCGGCCACGCGCGGGCATCGCCCGCGATCTCAGCCTGCGCGGTCTGGCGCCGGAGCGGATCGAAACCACGCTCTCCGACATGGCCGAGGATGAAGGCGGTGCCGATGATCGCCTGGGCGCCATTGCCTATGCCCGCCGCCGACGGCTGGGCCCCTGGCGCCCTGAAGGTGCCCGCGACGCCATGCGCCAGCGCGACATTGCCGCCATGGCCCGCGCCGGCTATTTCCCCGATCTGGCCCGCCGGGTGATCGACGCCGTCGAACCCGCCGAACTCGATGCCTGGGCGGCCGATCCCGATGACCTGCCCGAACGTCGCCGCCCCGGCAGCAGCGGCGACCGGGACTGA